In one Brienomyrus brachyistius isolate T26 chromosome 12, BBRACH_0.4, whole genome shotgun sequence genomic region, the following are encoded:
- the LOC125705332 gene encoding mitochondrial nicotinamide adenine dinucleotide transporter SLC25A51-like, which produces MQREASRELRLPGLGPHGQHYAAGSCASFANIVVTFPLQKVLFRQQLYGVRLREALWQLRRDGLRNLYRGLLPPLLQKTATTALMFGLYEDASRLMLQRAGGPEALTRGAAAVLAGMAEAALTPFERVQTLLQDHRHHGHFNNTFHTFRVLVQEHGVRECYRGLVPILLRNGTSNALFFTLRGPVKQRLPEARGHAGHLLNDFICGGLLGAMLGVLFFPLNVLKTRLQSQVGGDFLSSRQVLRTIWTERGGKVTHLFRGVHLNYHRSVLSWGIINATYELLLKLM; this is translated from the coding sequence ATGCAGCGGGAGGCGAGCCGGGAGCTGCGGCTGCCGGGCCTCGGCCCCCACGGACAGCACTACGCGGCGGGCTCCTGCGCCTCCTTCGCCAACATCGTGGTCACCTTCCCCCTGCAGAAGGTCCTCTTCCGGCAGCAGCTGTACGGCGTGCGGCTGCGCGAGGCGCTGTGGCAGCTGAGGCGGGACGGCCTGCGGAATCTTTACCGCGGCCTGCTGCCCCCGCTGCTGCAGAAGACCGCCACCACAGCGCTCATGTTCGGCCTCTACGAGGACGCGTCGCGGCTCATGCTCCAGCGCGCCGGCGGACCCGAGGCTCTGACCCGCGGTGCGGCCGCCGTGCTGGCGGGGATGGCGGAGGCGGCCCTCACCCCCTTTGAGAGGGTCCAGACCCTCCTGCAGGACCACCGGCACCACGGCCATTTTAACAACACGTTCCACACCTTCCGCGTGCTGGTGCAGGAGCACGGCGTCCGCGAATGCTACCGCGGCCTGGTGCCAATCTTGCTCCGTAACGGCACCAGCAATGCCCTCTTCTTCACCCTCCGGGGCCCCGTCAAACAGAGGCTCCCTGAGGCCCGGGGCCACGCCGGCCACCTCCTCAATGACTTCATCTGCGGGGGTCTGCTCGGGGCCATGTTGGGCGTCCTTTTCTTCCCGCTGAATGTCCTGAAGACGCGGCTGCAGTCGCAGGTAGGGGGCGACTTCCTGTCCTCTCGCCAGGTGCTGCGTACCATCTGGACGGAGCGGGGCGGCAAAGTGACGCACCTCTTCCGGGGGGTGCACCTGAATTATCACCGCTCCGTCCTGTCCTGGGGCATCATCAATGCCACTTATGAGCTCCTTCTGAAGCTGATGTGA